The Miscanthus floridulus cultivar M001 chromosome 17, ASM1932011v1, whole genome shotgun sequence genome has a window encoding:
- the LOC136517874 gene encoding uncharacterized protein: MSPPHSAPHHPPLAAGDAKKQPHLGANPTPNKKASCFGGGGDHHPKKPGPSAAKLALASFLAVILLLAADASLTGAGAHPRLRQQYLHYVGVGVGGGGGGGTDSLSWLSVPDRPNFTDDLLARWLAPGGSPCRDARTANISVGVLDDAAARGEATTLGAGQIHEVTFWALDEAGQRRCLGGDYFEVDLSGDAWKSRPPIVDHGDGSYSFRLQVAPRFAVGEFRLTVVLLFRSFEGLKFSSSRFKYRAELRRIPLLFRPDKNASLPALETCRAADFSRDVWSGRWTRLAKNDNCEDVDAAGRYRCLEPDHPCEAPWCDGPLGALESNGWVYSAHCSFKLFAADVAWRCLDGKWVFFWGDSNHVDTIRNLLTFVLGITDTSAVTRRFDAVFTNPSGGAETVRITSIFNGHWNMSMNYLGLHSLRNRGFRQLIRSYFMSGDRVPDVVVLNSGLHDGCYWTSVRAYAQGADFAAQFWSGVMDKVRARGHAVPRVFYRSTIATGGYARDLAFNPNKMEAFNGVLVEKMRQYGVLTGGVIDNFDMTFPWHYDNRCNDGVHYGRAPARLVWRDGKIGHQYFVDLMLGHVLLNAICNG, from the coding sequence ATGTCGCCGCCCCACTCGGCGCCCCACCACCCACCCCTCGCCGCCGGGGACGCCAAGAAGCAGCCACACCTCGGGGCCAACCCCACCCCCAACAAGAAGGCCTCCTGCTTCGGCGGCGGGGGCGACCATCACCCCAAGAAGCCCGGCCCCTCCGCAGCCAAGCTCGCGCTCGCGTCCTTCCTcgccgtcatcctcctcctcgccgccgacGCCTCCCTTACCGGCGCCGGCGCGCACCCCCGCCTGCGGCAGCAGTACCTGCattacgtcggcgtcggcgttggcggcggaggcggaggcggcaccGACTCGCTCTCGTGGCTCTCCGTGCCGGACCGCCCCAACTTCACCGACGACCTACTCGCGCGGTGGCTCGCGCCCGGGGGCTCCCCGTGCCGGGACGCGCGCACGGCGAACATCTCCGTCGGGGTTCTCGACGACGCCGCGGCGAGGGGGGAGGCCACCACTCTCGGCGCGGGCCAGATCCACGAGGTCACGTTCTGGGCGCTGGACGAGGCCGGGCAGCGCCGCTGCCTCGGCGGGGACTACTTTGAGGTCGACCTCTCCGGGGACGCCTGGAAGTCGCGGCCCCCCATCGTGGACCACGGCGACGGCTCCTACTCCTTCCGCCTCCAGGTCGCGCCGCGCTTCGCCGTGGGGGAGTTCCGCCTCACCGTCGTCCTCCTCTTCCGCAGCTTCGAGGGGCTCAAGTTCTCCTCCTCGAGGTTCAAGTACCGCGCCGAGCTGCGCCGCATCCCCCTCCTGTTCCGACCGGACAAGAACGCGTCCCTGCCGGCGCTGGAGACGTGCCGCGCCGCGGACTTCTCTCGCGATGTCTGGTCGGGACGGTGGACGCGGCTTGCCAAGAACGACAACTGCGAGGACGTCGACGCCGCGGGGCGGTACCGGTGCCTGGAGCCGGACCACCCGTGCGAGGCACCGTGGTGCGACGGGCCGCTCGGCGCGCTGGAGAGCAACGGCTGGGTGTACTCGGCGCACTGCTCCTTCAAGCTCTTTGCGGCCGATGTGGCGTGGCGGTGCCTTGACGGCAAGTGGGTCTTCTTCTGGGGCGACTCCAACCACGTCGACACCATCCGGAACCTCCTCACCTTCGTCCTCGGCATCACGGATACGTCTGCCGTGACGCGCCGGTTCGATGCAGTGTTCACCAATCCCAGTGGCGGGGCAGAGACTGTGAGGATCACGAGCATCTTCAACGGCCACTGGAACATGAGCATGAACTATCTCGGCTTGCATTCCCTCCGGAACAGAGGGTTTCGGCAGCTCATCCGGTCCTACTTCATGTCGGGTGATCGTGTCCCAGACGTCGTGGTTCTGAACTCTGGCCTGCACGATGGCTGCTACTGGACGAGCGTCCGCGCCTACGCGCAGGGTGCGGATTTTGCAGCACAGTTCTGGTCCGGAGTCATGGACAAAGTCCGGGCTCGTGGGCATGCAGTGCCTAGGGTGTTCTACCGGTCGACGATTGCCACTGGGGGCTATGCTAGGGACCTGGCATTCAATCCAAACAAGATGGAGGCGTTCAATGGTGTGCTCGTTGAGAAGATGAGGCAGTACGGGGTGCTCACTGGTGGAGTGATCGACAATTTTGACATGACATTCCCATGGCACTACGACAACCGTTGCAATGACGGTGTGCACTACGGGCGTGCACCAGCGAGGCTAGTGTGGCGGGATGGCAAGATCGGGCACCAGTACTTCGTGGACCTGATGCTGGGGCATGTGCTCCTCAATGCCATCTGCAATGGATGA